Proteins co-encoded in one Malus sylvestris chromosome 7, drMalSylv7.2, whole genome shotgun sequence genomic window:
- the LOC126629701 gene encoding wound-induced protein 1-like, giving the protein MRILTGSQKEPFQFVPQSFASFGPTVLVEGCDCDCSISWVHAWTVANGVITGVREYFNTSLTVTRLGNNTQNNSPASSSKSSPSGFSSKSSSSSSSTAEITSFHCPSVWESSVSNRVGKSVPGLVLAI; this is encoded by the coding sequence ATGCGCATCCTCACCGGCTCCCAAAAAGAACCCTTTCAGTTCGTCCCCCAGTCCTTCGCCTCCTTCGGCCCCACCGTCCTCGTCGAGGGCTGCGACTGCGACTGCTCCATTTCCTGGGTCCACGCCTGGACTGTCGCCAATGGGGTAATCACCGGGGTCCGCGAGTACTTCAACACTTCCCTCACCGTCACGCGCCTCGGAAACAACACCCAGAACAACTCTCCCGCCTCCTCCTCTAAATCCTCGCCGTCCGGGTTTTCCTCcaagtcgtcgtcgtcgtcgtcgtcgacAGCCGAGATTACGTCGTTCCATTGCCCGTCCGTTTGGGAGAGCAGCGTCTCCAATCGGGTCGGAAAGTCCGTGCCGGGTCTTGTCCTCGCAATCTAA
- the LOC126630820 gene encoding uncharacterized protein LOC126630820, with protein MVSTQNGNHKEEIEESNGNEVKGQIPFDVSASPKTFLVNEKSLKRFPPDAPNLVRFLKFGSASARFKRLAEERDEMSRSVASSGHGFKERINGVFSKKIDWVSLLKMGRVWIRNPMNMALFAWIVCVAISGAILFLVMTGMLNKAIPKKSQRDTWFEVNNQILNALFTLMCLYNHPKRFHHLVLLCRWKPEDISRLRKIYCKNGTYKPHEWAHMMVVVALLHLNCFAQYALCGLNLGYRRAERPPIGVAVCVSFAIGAPAFAGIYNIVSPLGKDYDSDVDEEAQVQIGTGEGAERLRLKSFERRYSFAFRTEQRVVESRPQWSGGVLDIWDDISIAYVSLFCSFCVFGWNMERLGFGNVYVHIMTFILFCMAPFWIFNLAAVNIDNETVREALGVTGLVLCLFGLLYGGFWRIQMRKRFNLPSYNFCFGEPALSDCTLWLCCCWCSLAQEVRTGNSYDIVEEKFYRKQPESGSPLPISPLPREDGSVGFRCGPNSPLGNYSSPTKNGVGGSPSPSRLSMGFHSPVKEESHVRGKDETMTPPAPSMIQREETQPQK; from the coding sequence atggTTTCGACTCAAAATGGAAACCACAAGGAGGAAATTGAAGAATCGAATGGTAATGAAGTGAAGGGTCAAATCCCCTTTGACGTTTCAGCATCCCCAAAGACATTTTTAGTCAATGAGAAGTCTCTGAAAAGGTTCCCTCCTGATGCTCCTAATCTAGTTAGGTTCCTCAAATTTGGTTCTGCATCTGCCAGGTTCAAGCGGTTGGCTGAGGAGAGAGATGAAATGTCACGATCTGTGGCTTCAAGCGGTCATGGCTTCAAAGAACGAATCAATGGGGTTTTTTCTAAGAAAATTGATTGGGTTTCACTCCTGAAAATGGGCAGAGTATGGATTAGAAATCCAATGAACATGGCTCTTTTTGCATGGATTGTCTGTGTTGCTATTTCGGGTGCAATTTTATTTCTTGTCATGACTGGAATGTTGAACAAGGCAATACCCAAGAAGTCCCAGAGAGATACATGGTTCGAAGTCAATAATCAAATTCTCAATGCACTTTTTACGCTTATGTGTTTGTACAACCATCCGAAACGGTTCCACCACCTTGTACTTCTGTGTAGATGGAAACCAGAAGACATTTCCAGACTTCGAAAGATTTACTGTAAAAATGGGACTTATAAGCCACACGAATGGGCCCACATGATGGTTGTTGTTGCCCTGCTTCATCTGAATTGCTTTGCTCAGTATGCACTTTGTGGTTTAAACCTGGGTTACAGAAGAGCTGAACGGCCACCCATAGGAGTTGCAGTATGTGTATCTTTTGCTATTGGTGCACCTGCATTTGCTGGTATATACAACATTGTCAGCCCCCTTGGGAAGGATTATGATTCAGATGTGGATGAGGAAGCACAGGTTCAGATCGGAACTGGTGAAGGAGCAGAAAGATTAAGGTTAAAATCATTCGAGAGAAGATATTCTTTTGCATTTAGGACTGAACAACGAGTCGTTGAGAGTAGACCACAATGGAGCGGAGGAGTACTTGACATTTGGGATGATATTTCTATAGCGTATGTTTCACTCTTTTGTAGTTTTTGTGTATTCGGGTGGAATATGGAGAGGCTTGGATTCGGCAACGTATATGTTCATATTATGACATTTATTCTGTTTTGCATGGCTCCGTTCTGGATTTTTAACTTGGCTGCTGTTAATATTGACAATGAAACTGTTCGGGAGGCTCTTGGAGTTACTGGCCTTGTTCTATGTCTATTTGGCTTGCTCTATGGTGGCTTTTGGAGGATCCAAATGAGAAAGAGATTCAATTTGCCTTCTTATAACTTCTGTTTTGGTGAACCAGCACTCTCTGATTGCACGTTGTGGCTTTGCTGTTGTTGGTGCTCTCTTGCTCAGGAAGTGAGGACCGGGAATTCCTATGACATTGTGGAAGAAAAGTTCTATAGAAAACAACCGGAAAGTGGAAGCCCTTTACCAATTTCACCTTTGCCTCGTGAAGATGGATCGGTTGGGTTCAGATGTGGCCCGAATTCTCCTCTGGGGAACTACTCAAGCCCAACCAAGAATGGTGTCGGTGGTTCTCCAAGTCCAAGCAGACTTTCAATGGGATTTCATAGTCCAGTGAAAGAAGAGTCCCATGTAAGAGGTAAGGATGAAACTATGACCCCACCTGCACCTTCAATGATACAAAGGGAAGAAACACAGCCCCAAAAATGA